The Chlamydiota bacterium genomic sequence GTAAAAAAGGAGCACAATCAGATTCAAAGATGTTTTATTATTTTACGTCTAAAAAATTTCCAGAGTTGGAACAAGATTATAAAACGATTCATGATGTTCGACAAGCTGTAGAAAAATACGAGAGTTCTTCTCAACTTTCTGAGTTTCTTAATTTTCTCAATAAAAAATTTAAGCAATTAAACTTAGAGAAAGCAGACATAGAGAAAGCAATAAAAGAAAAACAAATTATTGAAGTTTTTTTAGGTGATTCTTCAGGTAATTTTGTTATAAAAGAAGGGGAAATAAAACGACCTGACAATTTTATAAAGGATAATATAATATGGGTATGTGTAGAATTTACAAGCGGATCAAGAGAAGGAGAAAGTGAAATTTATTTTGCAGAATTTCCAAACGAGATTAAAATTTCCGAATTTCAATTCATCACACCTAAAGTTGCAGAAGGATGTTATACTGTTTGTTTGCAGTGTAGAATAGCAAGAAAACCGTGCGTCATATTTGATGACCAATTAAAAATGAGTCAAGGACCGGGTTACCAAAGTACTCCGCTGATCTATGGGCAGCGAAAATCTGAATAACCACAGATGATGCAAATTGTGCGCATTTGAGTTGTAATTTTTTATCAAATAATTTATGATGTTTCCATGAATGATGTGGGTCCTGTCCAATTTTGTACGCAATTTTTGTTGACTTTGCCAAGGGGTAAAAGCCCTTTGCAAAAGGTGGCGTTTGCATCCATTTGGGTGCTTGGCAGTGCTTTTGCTGTATTTGTTATGCGAGGAGTGTATAACTTTACTTGTAAAAAAGATTTTCAACGAGCAAATCACGTGACAAGAACGGCTGCGGGTGGCTTGGATCAACCAGTAATTTCAGAATCACCTCAACCTGCCGATGTATGTTTTAGGCAAACAAAGGACCTACCATCACTTCAAAGGATGGGTTTATTAAGAGACAAACCCGTTCTTTTAGAGCAATTCAAAAAGCGTTTTTCTAAATTAGAAGCTATAATGATATTTATGGCAGAGAAAGAACATGTTTTTGATTTAAAGCAAGAAGGAGCTCAAAGCATTGAATATTGGATCGATGGCAAAGATGTGTGGATATGTGTTGAGGTATGGGGAGACGATGCATCAGGAAATTCAATTGAGGAAAGCAAAGCATTTTATCTTTTAACATTGGAAAGCAATGTCACAAAAGTAAAAATACATCGTGAGGCTGGTGGTTATGATATTATTTGTATAACAGAATAAGAGTTATTCTTTTAGGGTGCATGTGGCCATAGCTAAGCTGTAATTATCTGTGTGAGAAAGAGAAAGAAGCATTTCTATATTGGGAAATTGTTTTTTAAGTTTTTCAGAAAAAAAACACTCAGGTTTTCCATTTTCATCATTTTTGATGGTAATATCTTGAAAATTTAATCCATTGCGAAAACCTGTGCCAAGGGCTTTGACAATAGCTTCTTTGGCAGCAAAGCGCACAGCAAAGTGGGGGAGGGGATCGTTGAATTTTTGACAGTAGGCGATTTCATCTTGTGTAAGAATCGTTTCGATAAAGGCAAATCCTTGCCTGTCGAGCGCCTTTTGAAAACGTGAGATTTCTACAAGATCTGTGCCAATGCCAACGAGTGTCATGCATTGGCTCCTACAAGTTCTGCTTCTAGAGTGTTACAGAAAACCATGCGTCCAGAAGAAGTGTGTTTGACGGACAGCACTTGTACATCGATGGTTTTTCCAACAAGTTCGCCTCCGCCATTGACAACAACCATGGTGCCATCTTCCAAATAACCGACACCTTGGTTGGGTTCTTTGCCTTGGCGTTGGATTTTAATGCGCAAAGTTTCACCTGCGCTCATGAGAGGTTTTAGTGCGTTGGATAACCAATGGATGTTGATGATGCGTACACCTTCGATTTGTGCCATTTGGACACGTGAAATGTCGGCGGAAATGAGATGCGCATCCAAAAGGCGTGCAAGACGAGTGAGTTTGGTTGTAAGATCTTGTGTATCGTCAAAATCGGTTTCGTTATATTGGAGGTTTAGAAAGGGGAGTTCTTCGAGTTTTTTTAAGACTTCTTGTGCTTTTTTAGCCTTGTGCTTTTTGTCTTCGTCATCGAGCTCTAAAATA encodes the following:
- the acpS gene encoding Holo-[acyl-carrier-protein] synthase, which gives rise to MTLVGIGTDLVEISRFQKALDRQGFAFIETILTQDEIAYCQKFNDPLPHFAVRFAAKEAIVKALGTGFRNGLNFQDITIKNDENGKPECFFSEKLKKQFPNIEMLLSLSHTDNYSLAMATCTLKE